The Solibacillus sp. FSL W7-1436 genome window below encodes:
- the ftsZ gene encoding cell division protein FtsZ, giving the protein MLEFETDVEQLAVIKVIGVGGGGNNAVNRMIEHGVQGVDFIAVNTDAQALNLSKAEYKLQIGGKLTRGLGAGANPEVGKKAAEESREQLEEVLRGADMVFVTAGMGGGTGTGAAPVIASIARDLGALTVGVVTRPFTFEGRKRQTQAIGGITSMKEAVDTLIVIPNDKLLQIVDKSTPMLEAFREADNVLRQGVQGISDLIATPGLINLDFADVKTIMSDKGSALMGIGIAAGENRAVEAAKKAISSPLLETSIDGAKGVIMNITGGTNLSLFEVQEAADIVQLASDEEVNMIFGSVINDNLNDEIIVTVIATGFSDDFIIQKPQPVRPSIGARQQAATSTTQQQQQQPVRQQEQVQQEAPRQTQQTNYQQDDALDIPTFLRNRRNR; this is encoded by the coding sequence ATGTTAGAATTTGAAACGGATGTTGAACAATTAGCCGTTATTAAAGTAATCGGCGTTGGCGGAGGCGGTAACAATGCCGTAAACCGCATGATCGAACATGGTGTACAAGGTGTGGACTTTATCGCTGTAAATACAGATGCGCAAGCTTTAAATCTGTCAAAAGCTGAATATAAACTACAAATTGGCGGTAAATTAACACGTGGACTAGGTGCAGGAGCAAACCCTGAAGTGGGTAAAAAAGCTGCTGAGGAAAGCCGCGAACAATTGGAAGAAGTACTGCGTGGTGCCGACATGGTATTCGTAACTGCCGGTATGGGCGGTGGTACTGGTACGGGTGCAGCACCGGTAATCGCATCAATCGCACGTGATTTAGGTGCATTGACAGTAGGTGTTGTAACACGTCCGTTTACATTTGAAGGCCGTAAACGCCAAACACAGGCAATCGGTGGTATTACTTCAATGAAGGAAGCGGTTGATACATTAATCGTCATTCCAAACGATAAGTTACTGCAAATTGTTGATAAATCAACACCAATGCTTGAAGCGTTCCGTGAAGCGGACAATGTATTACGTCAAGGTGTACAAGGTATTTCAGACTTGATCGCAACACCTGGTTTAATCAACCTGGACTTTGCCGATGTAAAAACAATCATGTCCGATAAAGGTTCTGCATTAATGGGTATCGGTATTGCTGCTGGTGAAAACCGTGCAGTAGAAGCCGCTAAAAAAGCAATTTCTTCTCCATTACTTGAAACATCAATCGATGGAGCAAAAGGTGTCATTATGAATATTACAGGCGGAACGAACTTAAGTTTATTTGAAGTTCAGGAAGCTGCCGATATTGTACAGCTTGCTTCTGACGAAGAAGTAAATATGATCTTCGGTTCTGTAATTAACGATAACTTAAACGACGAAATTATCGTAACGGTAATTGCAACAGGTTTCTCTGATGACTTTATTATTCAAAAGCCACAGCCTGTACGTCCTTCAATCGGTGCTCGTCAACAAGCTGCAACAAGCACAACTCAACAGCAGCAACAGCAGCCTGTACGCCAGCAAGAACAGGTGCAGCAAGAAGCGCCGCGTCAAACACAACAAACAAACTATCAGCAGGACGATGCATTGGATATTCCGACATTTTTACGCAATCGTCGCAATCGCTAA
- a CDS encoding sigma-E processing peptidase SpoIIGA, with protein sequence MYAEWILLMNFLMNLVLLKFTATITYTIIPIWRLLLGAFCSALIAVLFMGNIFMLLVSFIILLGIAFSFKWKIFYEQGKWVVVATLLAGGLITALQPFLLASPFFVYIFLCFGIVCISLTVMKQGWFQKLQNVAQSRYVTTSKVELFEQQMELVTYIDTGNECTEPLSQAPVHFISFKSVQSMLPDEFSECLLKWDEREPYSLTMFSKEIQKRIRIVPITTVQKGTLLVPAFRATIVIQNKTYPNHYVVFTKNDARFPQNAQMIAHVFVLTNS encoded by the coding sequence ATGTATGCAGAGTGGATTCTTTTAATGAATTTTTTAATGAATCTCGTACTACTAAAATTTACCGCAACTATAACATATACCATCATTCCAATTTGGAGATTACTATTAGGAGCCTTTTGTAGTGCGCTGATCGCTGTGTTATTTATGGGAAACATATTCATGTTGCTTGTAAGTTTCATCATACTACTAGGCATTGCCTTTTCGTTTAAATGGAAAATATTTTACGAGCAGGGAAAGTGGGTTGTTGTCGCTACTTTGCTCGCAGGTGGATTAATAACAGCATTACAGCCATTTTTGCTTGCATCTCCGTTTTTCGTTTATATTTTTTTATGTTTCGGCATAGTATGTATTAGTTTGACAGTGATGAAACAAGGCTGGTTTCAAAAGCTGCAGAATGTTGCACAAAGTCGGTATGTAACGACAAGCAAAGTGGAACTGTTTGAACAACAGATGGAGCTCGTAACATATATCGATACCGGAAATGAATGCACTGAACCTTTAAGTCAGGCACCGGTCCATTTTATTTCATTTAAATCAGTTCAATCGATGTTACCGGATGAATTTAGTGAATGCCTGCTCAAATGGGATGAGCGGGAGCCTTACTCACTGACAATGTTTTCAAAGGAAATACAGAAAAGAATACGTATTGTTCCTATTACAACGGTTCAAAAAGGCACATTACTCGTACCGGCCTTTCGTGCCACAATTGTCATTCAGAACAAGACGTATCCAAATCACTATGTTGTATTTACGAAAAATGATGCGCGCTTTCCGCAAAATGCACAAATGATTGCACATGTGTTTGTCCTAACGAATTCATAA
- the sigE gene encoding RNA polymerase sporulation sigma factor SigE: MLKKIQSIILNILSYFRRKKGTYYIGGHDSLPIPLTREEEVVVVEAFMNGDLHARDMLIERNLRLVVYIARRFDNTSTPIEDLISIGSIGLIKAIETFNLDKNIKLATYASRCIENEILMHLRKTSRMKGEVSFDEPLNADADGNELLLSDILGTEEHIITLDVERKIERQHMFNAINQLTPREKYIMECRFGLNGKEEMTQKEVADHLGISQSYISRLEKKIIMDLREFLNEPIA; encoded by the coding sequence TTGCTTAAGAAAATTCAATCGATAATTTTAAACATACTAAGCTACTTTAGAAGAAAAAAAGGGACATACTATATAGGGGGACATGATTCATTGCCTATTCCATTAACTAGAGAAGAAGAAGTTGTCGTAGTCGAAGCATTTATGAATGGTGACTTGCATGCCAGAGATATGTTAATTGAAAGAAATTTACGTTTGGTTGTTTATATTGCAAGACGTTTTGATAATACGAGCACGCCGATTGAGGATTTAATCAGCATCGGTTCCATTGGCCTTATAAAAGCGATTGAAACATTTAATTTGGATAAAAATATTAAATTGGCGACGTATGCCTCACGCTGTATCGAAAATGAAATATTGATGCATTTACGAAAGACGAGCCGCATGAAAGGCGAAGTTTCCTTTGATGAACCGTTAAATGCGGATGCAGACGGCAATGAACTGTTGCTTTCAGACATATTAGGGACAGAGGAACATATAATCACACTTGATGTAGAACGTAAAATTGAGCGTCAGCATATGTTTAATGCCATTAATCAGCTGACACCTCGTGAAAAGTATATTATGGAGTGCCGTTTTGGCCTAAACGGAAAAGAAGAAATGACGCAAAAGGAAGTAGCGGATCATTTAGGGATTTCGCAATCTTATATTTCAAGATTGGAGAAAAAAATTATTATGGATTTACGTGAATTCCTGAACGAACCAATTGCATAA
- the sigG gene encoding RNA polymerase sporulation sigma factor SigG yields the protein MRTKVELCGVDTSTLPVLKPDEMKDLFIRLQQGEWIVREQLVFCNLRLVLSIVGRYAYRGEQADDLFQVGCIGLLKAIDNFDLKHNVRFSTYAVPMIMGEIRRHLRDHHALRVSRSLRDIAYKAMKAKEQFIAEHLTEPTIEQLAQAIEMKKEDVLFALDAIQDPMSLQEPIYSDGGDAIFMIDQIKDKVTEEHWVGSISLQESMKKLNSRQKMIIEKRFFLGETQTEIAQSLGISQAQISRLEKSAVEMMKRDFR from the coding sequence ATGCGTACAAAAGTGGAATTATGTGGTGTGGATACATCTACATTACCAGTACTGAAGCCAGATGAAATGAAAGATTTATTTATACGATTACAGCAAGGAGAATGGATTGTTCGTGAGCAGCTAGTTTTCTGCAATTTACGTTTAGTGCTCAGCATTGTCGGCCGTTATGCCTATCGTGGCGAACAGGCAGATGATTTATTTCAAGTAGGATGTATTGGTTTATTAAAAGCGATTGATAATTTTGATTTAAAGCATAATGTTCGATTTTCAACATATGCTGTACCGATGATTATGGGAGAAATCCGCAGACATCTGCGCGATCATCATGCACTGCGTGTGTCCCGTTCATTGCGCGATATTGCGTATAAAGCGATGAAAGCAAAAGAACAATTTATTGCGGAACATTTAACAGAACCCACAATCGAGCAATTGGCACAGGCAATTGAAATGAAAAAAGAAGATGTACTGTTTGCTCTTGATGCAATTCAAGACCCGATGTCACTGCAGGAGCCGATTTATTCCGATGGTGGCGATGCAATCTTTATGATTGACCAAATTAAAGATAAAGTAACAGAAGAGCATTGGGTCGGTTCGATTTCATTGCAAGAGAGTATGAAAAAGCTAAACAGCAGACAAAAAATGATTATAGAAAAGCGCTTTTTCCTTGGTGAAACTCAAACGGAAATCGCCCAGTCATTAGGTATTTCACAAGCGCAAATATCGAGATTGGAAAAGAGTGCGGTAGAAATGATGAAGCGGGATTTCCGTTAA
- a CDS encoding PRC-barrel domain-containing protein produces MRFSSVQEKEIIEATSGKFIGYIVDAEVDEKEGAITAFIISPPKKFYHLFQGEELVKKVLFSNILTVGKDVILVKSPDE; encoded by the coding sequence ATGCGATTTTCATCCGTTCAGGAGAAGGAAATCATTGAGGCAACAAGCGGAAAATTTATCGGTTATATTGTAGATGCGGAAGTGGACGAAAAAGAAGGTGCCATTACGGCATTTATAATTTCCCCGCCAAAAAAGTTTTACCATTTATTTCAAGGGGAAGAGTTAGTTAAGAAAGTTCTCTTCAGTAATATACTCACAGTAGGAAAAGATGTCATATTAGTGAAATCACCGGATGAATAG
- a CDS encoding YggS family pyridoxal phosphate-dependent enzyme has protein sequence MTKIIENLKQIQHQIEIAKQRVNAEQAVQIIAVTKEVDVNRTEEAIEAGLVHLGENRPEGLLNKRDSINSAVSWHYIGSLQTRKVKQVIDQIDYLHSLDRLSLAEEIEKRATKQVKCFLQVNVSGEESKHGLTKEQALDFVKQLEQFSKIEVVGLMTMAPFTEDETTIRQVFKQLKQLQQEVSQLNIPNVPCTELSMGMSNDYEIAVEEGATFVRIGTALVG, from the coding sequence GTGACGAAAATCATAGAAAACTTAAAACAGATTCAACATCAAATAGAAATTGCAAAACAACGTGTCAATGCCGAACAGGCAGTCCAGATTATTGCTGTGACGAAAGAAGTAGATGTCAACCGGACAGAAGAAGCGATTGAAGCGGGTCTTGTCCATTTAGGTGAAAACCGTCCTGAAGGCCTATTAAATAAGCGGGATTCGATCAACTCAGCTGTTTCCTGGCATTATATAGGTTCATTACAGACGAGAAAAGTAAAGCAGGTAATTGATCAGATTGACTATTTACATTCTCTTGATCGATTAAGCCTGGCTGAAGAGATTGAAAAAAGAGCAACAAAACAAGTGAAATGTTTCTTGCAAGTAAATGTTTCAGGTGAAGAATCGAAACATGGCTTAACGAAAGAACAAGCGCTGGATTTTGTAAAGCAGCTTGAGCAGTTTTCAAAAATTGAAGTAGTAGGTTTAATGACGATGGCTCCTTTTACTGAAGATGAAACAACGATTAGACAAGTGTTTAAACAGTTAAAACAATTGCAACAAGAAGTGTCACAATTGAACATACCAAATGTACCTTGTACTGAATTATCGATGGGCATGTCAAATGACTACGAAATTGCAGTTGAAGAAGGGGCAACATTTGTTAGAATTGGAACCGCTCTTGTTGGCTAA
- a CDS encoding cell division protein SepF gives MSIKNIFDKFFYLEEIEEDYAPAQTQTVQKQAPKAVQSEPQQFYQDYGQKQQPQLIQNRMKKERKMQQQPPRNEVVMQNHNNVVSLQAASSSKNSKLVLLEPRVYAEAQDIAEHLKNKRATVVNLQRIDRDQGKRIIDFLSGTVYALGGDIQRIGNDIFLCTPENVEVSGEISNLTFE, from the coding sequence ATGAGCATTAAAAATATTTTTGACAAGTTCTTTTATTTAGAAGAAATAGAAGAAGATTATGCTCCTGCCCAAACGCAAACAGTGCAAAAACAAGCACCAAAAGCAGTTCAAAGTGAACCACAGCAATTTTACCAGGATTATGGACAAAAGCAGCAACCACAACTCATTCAAAACCGAATGAAGAAGGAGCGTAAAATGCAACAGCAACCACCGCGCAATGAAGTCGTGATGCAAAATCATAACAATGTTGTGAGCCTTCAAGCTGCGTCTTCATCGAAGAATTCCAAATTAGTATTATTAGAACCACGTGTATATGCAGAAGCGCAGGATATCGCGGAACATTTGAAAAACAAACGTGCTACCGTTGTCAATTTACAGCGCATCGACCGGGATCAAGGGAAGCGAATAATCGATTTTCTGAGCGGAACAGTGTATGCTTTAGGTGGAGATATTCAACGTATTGGAAATGATATTTTCCTATGTACACCGGAAAACGTAGAAGTATCAGGAGAAATTTCTAATTTAACGTTCGAGTAA
- a CDS encoding YggT family protein produces MIIFSIVSTAFLVYRFMLIGYILMSWVPALQESAVGRFLETVCEPYLGFFRKFIPPIGMIDISPIVGLFALVFIERGVYSVLAFFL; encoded by the coding sequence ATGATTATATTTTCAATTGTATCAACAGCATTTCTTGTTTACCGTTTTATGCTGATTGGATACATATTAATGTCTTGGGTTCCGGCACTGCAGGAATCGGCTGTTGGTCGTTTCCTGGAAACAGTATGTGAACCGTATTTAGGATTCTTCCGCAAATTTATTCCACCGATTGGCATGATTGATATTTCACCAATTGTCGGTTTATTCGCGTTAGTATTTATCGAGCGAGGCGTCTATAGCGTCCTAGCATTTTTCTTATAA
- a CDS encoding YlmH family RNA-binding protein, translating to MEHLIQHFRKDEQPFIEQVIGWQREVEDRYAPKLTDFLDPRQRFIVESIVQQSDDLRVFTEGVFEEAERKRMLIAPSYYEPAEADFQIAVYSLNYPTKFVQLRHPDVLGALLSIGLDRSKFGDIRLADNTVQFAIASEIADYVRAHLTSIGKVKVSAEKMDATTPYIQNEEQWVESSHTVSSMRLDVVLATIVNISRQKSQSLINAGKVKVNWTVREAVAFELQEGDIISARGYGRLKVILTEGRTKKDKIRLQVGRLEQKV from the coding sequence ATGGAGCATTTAATCCAGCATTTTCGTAAAGATGAACAACCTTTCATTGAGCAAGTTATTGGATGGCAGCGTGAAGTAGAAGATCGCTATGCTCCAAAATTGACCGATTTTTTAGATCCGAGACAGCGTTTTATCGTTGAGTCGATCGTTCAGCAGTCAGATGATCTCCGTGTATTCACAGAAGGGGTATTTGAAGAAGCGGAACGTAAACGAATGCTGATTGCCCCATCCTATTACGAGCCGGCAGAAGCCGATTTTCAGATCGCTGTGTACTCACTGAATTACCCGACAAAGTTTGTCCAGCTGCGTCATCCTGATGTATTAGGGGCCTTATTATCGATCGGCCTTGATCGCAGCAAGTTTGGGGATATTCGACTTGCCGATAATACAGTCCAATTTGCAATCGCATCGGAAATAGCGGATTATGTGCGGGCACATTTGACAAGTATCGGTAAAGTGAAAGTAAGTGCTGAGAAAATGGATGCGACTACACCGTATATCCAAAACGAGGAGCAATGGGTCGAAAGCTCACATACGGTTTCTTCAATGCGTCTGGATGTGGTTTTGGCGACAATCGTTAATATCTCCCGTCAAAAATCACAAAGCCTGATCAATGCCGGCAAAGTAAAAGTTAACTGGACTGTCAGGGAAGCGGTAGCTTTCGAATTGCAGGAAGGTGACATTATTTCAGCACGAGGGTATGGACGGTTAAAAGTCATCCTGACAGAAGGACGAACAAAAAAAGATAAGATTCGATTACAAGTAGGACGTTTAGAGCAAAAAGTATAA
- a CDS encoding DivIVA domain-containing protein: MPLSPLDIHNKEFTRGFRGYAEDEVNEFLDQIIKDYEIVLREKKELEEKIKMMSEQMNHYNSLEDTLQKSIVVAQEAAGEVRRNSEKEAKLIVKEAEKNADRIVNDALAKARKVTIEIDELKKQSKVFRNRFKMLVEAQLDLLNTGDWDQLLEYDVDLTEIQKNNRKEINEENQNDENAVY, translated from the coding sequence ATGCCATTATCACCTCTTGATATACATAATAAGGAGTTTACACGTGGATTCCGTGGATATGCAGAAGACGAAGTAAATGAATTTTTAGATCAGATTATAAAAGATTATGAGATTGTTTTACGCGAGAAAAAAGAGCTCGAAGAAAAGATCAAAATGATGTCAGAACAAATGAATCATTATAATTCATTGGAAGACACATTACAGAAATCAATTGTTGTTGCTCAAGAGGCAGCTGGCGAAGTTCGTCGCAATTCCGAAAAAGAAGCAAAACTCATCGTTAAAGAAGCTGAAAAAAATGCGGACCGTATTGTTAATGACGCATTGGCAAAAGCGAGAAAAGTAACGATTGAGATTGACGAATTAAAAAAACAGTCAAAAGTATTCCGCAACAGATTCAAAATGTTAGTGGAAGCACAGCTTGATTTACTGAATACAGGCGATTGGGATCAATTACTGGAATATGACGTAGACTTGACGGAAATCCAGAAAAACAATCGTAAAGAAATCAATGAAGAGAACCAAAATGACGAAAATGCCGTGTATTAG
- the ileS gene encoding isoleucine--tRNA ligase produces the protein MVEYKDTLLMPKTDFPMRGGLPTKEPQVQAQWDEMDINKLVLERTKDRPHYLLHDGPPYANGDIHIGHALNKVIKDMINRQKSMSGFHVPYIPGWDTHGLPIEQALTNKGVKRKEMSVAEFRELCEKYAYEQIENQKGQFRRLGVRGDWENPYITLKPEFEARQIEVFGKMAEKGYIYKGLKPVYWSPSSESALAEAEIEYKDVESYSIYVAFGIKDSKGVVPADAKFVIWTTTPWTIPANLGISVNPEFTYVVVETNGSKYIVAKDLLEKLSATFGWEDVQIVQEVQGEQLDMVVAEHPIYKRDSLVMVGDHVTADAGTGCVHTAPGHGEDDYQIGKRYGLDILSPVDNGGCYTNEAPGFEGLFYEKANPVVIEKLKEENALLNVSKFTHSYPHDWRTKKPVIYRATPQWFASVEMFRSELLDAVTATEFTPSWGETRLYNMIRDRGDWVISRQRAWGVPIPIFYAEDETPIITSETIAHISKLFREHGSNIWFQREAKDLLPEGFTHEGSPNGKFTKENDIMDVWFDSGSSHQGVLAERGLKYPADLYLEGSDQHRGWFNSSLITSVAINGHAPYKGLLTHGFVLDGEGRKMSKSLGNTIDPIKVMNQYGADIIRMWVASVDYTGDVRISMDMLKQVSETYRKVRNTLRFLHGNVTDFNETTDRVAYEELREMDQYMYMRLQDVVKTIREAYDRYDFSTVYTTVNNFVAIELSSFYLDIAKDVVYIEGTDNKNRRAMQTVMYDTLMALVKLLTPIIPHTTEELWGYIEFDGKPQSVQLTDFPEVVEQANFADLRAKWVKVIAVRNEVLKALEEARNAKTIGKSLEAKISVYADSETVELLNDANIDFAQLSIVSQFFIAGSKENAPAESLVLDKTALVVEKADGEKCERCWTISETVGASENHPTLCKRCADVVENYYV, from the coding sequence ATGGTAGAGTATAAAGACACATTATTAATGCCGAAAACCGACTTCCCTATGCGCGGCGGTTTACCAACTAAAGAACCGCAAGTTCAGGCACAATGGGATGAAATGGATATTAACAAATTAGTGCTGGAGCGTACAAAAGATCGTCCTCACTATTTACTGCATGATGGACCTCCATATGCAAACGGAGACATCCATATTGGACACGCATTGAACAAAGTTATCAAAGATATGATTAACCGCCAAAAATCGATGTCAGGTTTCCATGTGCCATATATTCCAGGCTGGGATACACATGGTTTACCAATCGAACAGGCGTTAACAAATAAAGGTGTTAAGCGTAAAGAAATGTCGGTTGCAGAATTCCGTGAACTATGTGAGAAATACGCTTACGAACAAATCGAAAACCAAAAAGGCCAATTCCGTCGTCTAGGTGTACGCGGTGACTGGGAAAATCCGTATATTACATTAAAACCTGAATTCGAAGCACGCCAAATTGAAGTATTCGGGAAAATGGCGGAAAAGGGCTATATTTATAAAGGCCTAAAACCGGTTTATTGGTCACCGTCTTCTGAGTCAGCATTGGCAGAAGCGGAAATCGAATATAAAGATGTTGAATCGTATTCAATTTATGTAGCATTCGGTATTAAAGACAGCAAAGGTGTAGTACCTGCAGATGCTAAATTTGTCATCTGGACAACAACTCCATGGACGATTCCGGCAAACTTAGGGATTTCGGTTAACCCTGAATTCACATATGTTGTCGTAGAAACAAACGGCAGCAAATATATTGTTGCAAAAGATTTACTGGAAAAACTTTCAGCGACATTCGGCTGGGAAGATGTTCAGATCGTTCAGGAAGTACAAGGCGAACAGCTTGATATGGTGGTAGCAGAACACCCAATCTACAAGCGTGATTCATTAGTAATGGTTGGTGACCATGTAACTGCCGATGCCGGTACTGGTTGTGTCCACACAGCACCAGGTCACGGTGAGGACGACTATCAGATCGGTAAACGCTATGGACTGGACATTTTATCACCAGTAGACAACGGTGGCTGCTATACAAATGAAGCACCTGGTTTTGAAGGATTATTCTATGAAAAAGCAAATCCGGTTGTCATTGAAAAATTAAAAGAAGAAAATGCTTTATTGAATGTTTCTAAATTTACCCATTCATACCCGCATGACTGGCGTACGAAAAAACCGGTAATTTACCGTGCAACACCGCAATGGTTCGCATCTGTTGAAATGTTCCGTAGTGAATTGTTGGATGCAGTAACAGCGACAGAATTTACACCAAGCTGGGGCGAGACTCGTCTTTACAATATGATCCGTGACCGCGGTGACTGGGTAATTTCCCGTCAACGTGCATGGGGTGTACCAATTCCGATTTTCTATGCGGAAGATGAAACACCGATCATCACATCTGAAACAATCGCGCATATTTCAAAATTATTCCGCGAACACGGTTCAAATATTTGGTTCCAGCGTGAAGCAAAAGACTTGCTACCAGAAGGCTTTACACATGAAGGCAGCCCGAACGGCAAGTTTACGAAAGAAAATGACATTATGGACGTATGGTTCGACTCAGGATCTTCTCACCAAGGTGTATTGGCAGAGCGCGGACTGAAATACCCTGCCGACCTTTACCTTGAAGGTTCTGACCAACACCGTGGATGGTTCAACTCATCATTAATCACATCTGTTGCGATTAATGGGCATGCACCATATAAAGGTTTATTAACACATGGCTTCGTATTGGACGGCGAAGGTCGCAAAATGTCTAAATCGCTTGGCAACACGATCGATCCGATTAAAGTGATGAACCAGTACGGTGCCGACATTATTCGTATGTGGGTAGCATCTGTTGACTATACAGGGGATGTTCGTATTTCAATGGATATGCTGAAGCAAGTATCTGAAACATACCGTAAAGTGCGTAATACATTGCGCTTCCTGCACGGAAATGTGACAGACTTCAATGAAACGACTGACCGTGTTGCTTATGAAGAGCTTCGTGAAATGGATCAGTATATGTACATGCGCTTACAGGATGTTGTAAAAACAATCCGTGAAGCCTATGACCGTTATGACTTCTCAACTGTATACACTACGGTGAATAACTTTGTAGCAATCGAGCTTTCTTCATTCTACTTGGATATCGCAAAAGATGTTGTCTACATCGAAGGAACTGACAACAAAAACCGTCGTGCAATGCAAACGGTTATGTACGATACATTAATGGCATTAGTGAAATTATTAACGCCGATTATTCCGCATACGACAGAAGAGTTATGGGGCTACATCGAATTCGACGGCAAGCCGCAATCTGTACAATTAACAGATTTCCCTGAAGTAGTAGAACAAGCAAACTTTGCAGATCTACGTGCGAAATGGGTAAAAGTAATTGCAGTGCGCAATGAAGTGCTAAAAGCATTGGAAGAAGCGCGTAATGCAAAAACAATCGGTAAATCACTGGAAGCGAAAATCTCGGTTTATGCAGACAGTGAAACAGTCGAGCTGTTGAATGATGCAAACATCGATTTTGCACAGCTTTCAATCGTATCTCAATTCTTCATCGCGGGCAGCAAGGAAAATGCACCTGCCGAAAGCTTAGTACTTGATAAAACAGCATTAGTTGTTGAAAAAGCAGACGGTGAAAAATGTGAGCGTTGCTGGACAATTTCAGAAACAGTCGGCGCTAGCGAAAATCATCCAACATTATGTAAACGTTGTGCGGATGTTGTAGAAAACTATTACGTATAA
- a CDS encoding AzlC family ABC transporter permease: protein MEQIEQKSLTPDTFLQGIKDCVPTLLGYISIGLAFGVVGIASGISVLEVFLLSVLVYAGSAQFIFCGLYLAGAPVTAVIVTIFIVNLRHLLMSLTIAPYFTKYSTLRNIGFGTLLTDETFGVSVVAAGKEGRLGGKWMDGLNITAYTSWIAACTVGGIIGQWMPDPEKWGLDYALVAMFVALLVLTLASIPKEKLMHYIKLIGIMIISMYGMLYFMPGHLAVLLSTMVVATIGVVLEK, encoded by the coding sequence TTGGAACAAATCGAACAAAAGTCATTAACTCCTGATACTTTTTTGCAGGGGATAAAAGATTGTGTCCCGACATTGCTCGGGTATATTAGCATCGGTCTTGCATTTGGTGTTGTCGGAATTGCATCAGGTATATCGGTATTGGAAGTATTTTTACTGTCGGTGCTTGTATATGCAGGTTCCGCCCAGTTTATCTTTTGCGGACTGTACTTAGCCGGAGCTCCGGTAACAGCGGTCATTGTTACAATCTTCATCGTCAATTTACGGCACTTGCTCATGTCTTTGACAATTGCACCGTACTTCACAAAGTATTCGACGCTACGTAATATCGGATTCGGGACATTGCTGACAGACGAGACATTCGGTGTTTCCGTTGTTGCTGCCGGAAAAGAAGGACGTCTTGGCGGGAAATGGATGGATGGTTTAAATATAACGGCCTATACAAGCTGGATTGCCGCGTGTACAGTTGGGGGCATTATCGGGCAATGGATGCCGGATCCGGAAAAATGGGGACTGGACTATGCTTTAGTGGCAATGTTTGTCGCACTGCTTGTTCTGACGCTTGCGAGCATTCCAAAAGAAAAATTAATGCATTACATAAAACTGATTGGCATTATGATTATCAGCATGTACGGGATGCTTTACTTTATGCCGGGGCATTTAGCGGTTCTGTTATCAACAATGGTCGTTGCAACGATTGGGGTGGTATTGGAAAAATGA
- a CDS encoding AzlD domain-containing protein, with translation MTTSVAMVLLILGCALVTWIPRILPFILVKNMKMPKMVLRWLAYIPVCILSALVIEGFFEKEEAIVTVQWLNIMAFIPTLFVALLTKSLSKTVIAGVVTMAGLRLLLG, from the coding sequence ATGACAACCTCGGTAGCGATGGTATTATTGATTCTCGGCTGTGCTTTAGTAACGTGGATTCCTAGAATATTGCCGTTTATATTAGTGAAAAATATGAAGATGCCAAAAATGGTCCTGCGATGGCTTGCCTACATACCGGTTTGTATATTGTCCGCCCTCGTTATTGAAGGTTTCTTCGAGAAAGAAGAAGCAATCGTTACGGTTCAATGGCTGAACATAATGGCGTTTATTCCGACACTGTTTGTTGCTCTACTTACAAAAAGTTTATCGAAAACAGTAATTGCCGGTGTCGTGACAATGGCGGGACTGCGATTATTGTTAGGGTGA